In a genomic window of Chrysemys picta bellii isolate R12L10 chromosome 1, ASM1138683v2, whole genome shotgun sequence:
- the LOC135975820 gene encoding uncharacterized protein LOC135975820, with the protein MESSQDRKRAPAWTEREVRDLLAIWGDEAVIAELRSSKRNGKVLEKISKAMKDRGHNRDTQQCRVKIKELRQAYHKAREANGRSGAEPQTCRYYAELHAILGGAATTTPTVCYDSLTGETHREDGSGNEEDDDGGTVGSSQQQGSGETGFPNSQDMFVTLDLEPVTPELTQDPQGTQETSAANVSPSQRLVNIRKRKRRTRDEMFMELQMSAQADRAQQNAWRQSMSEMRKAQYEREERWRAESREEQSKWRAEDDRWRQLADRRQEAMLRLLEHQTDMLERMVELQERRQEQRPPLQPLCNQQPSSPSSIASSPRRPRTRWGGLRPPSHSTPDDRPSIRRLAFNKT; encoded by the exons atggagtcctcccaggatcgcaaaagagctccagcatggaccgaacgggaggtacgagatctgctcgccatatggggagatgaagcagtgatagctgaactccgtagcagtaaaagaaatggaaaagtattagaaaagatctccaaggccatgaaggaccgaggccataacagggacacacagcagtgccgcgtgaaaattaaggagctacggcaagcttaccacaaagccagagaagcaaacggaaggtccggggcagagccgcaaacttgccgctactacgcggaactgcatgcgatcctagggggtgcagccaccactaccccaaccgtgtgctatgactctctcactggagaaacacacagggaagacggttcagggaacgaggaagatgacgatggaggtactgtaggtagctcacagcagcaaggaagcggagaaaccggtttccccaacagccaggatatgtttgtgaccctggacctggaaccagtaacccccgaactcacccaagaccctcagggcacacaggagacctctg ctgcaaatgtttctccttcgcagaggctcgtgaacattagaaagagaaaacgtaggacgagggacgagatgttcatggagctgcagatgtccgcccaggctgatagagcacagcagaatgcgtggaggcagtcaatgtcggagatgagaaaagcccaatatgaacgagaggagaggtggcgggctgaatcgcgggaagaacagagcaagtggcgggctgaagacgataggtggcgtcagcttgcagacagacggcaagaggcaatgctccgtctgctggagcatcaaactgatatgctcgagcgtatggttgagttgcaggaaaggcggcaggagcagagaccgccgctacagcccctgtgtaaccaacagccctcctccccaagttccatagcctcctcaccaagacgcccaagaacacggtgggggggcctccgtccacccagtcactccaccccagatgatcgcccaagcatcagaaggctggccttcaataagacttaa